From the genome of Desulfonatronum thiosulfatophilum, one region includes:
- a CDS encoding NYN domain-containing protein, translated as MASSRQISKIDSEEPSLRLAVLIDADNAQAAVIEELLAEIARFGEATVKRIYGDFTAPTSSSWKKVLQRYAIKPVQQFAYSTGKNATDSTLIIDAMDLLYTRKFDGFCLITSDSDFTGLAMRIREEGLTVLGFGGKKTPDAFRNACHKFIFTEVLRPSGEQSKTKSKTENGPSHAQQLPPEPAEPKHAFPQKFLLTALDQSTDDSGWAHLATFGNYLTKLQPDFDPRLFGYKKLSELVKAKTDLFVTEERESPGSGQKVLYLRAK; from the coding sequence ATGGCATCTTCACGACAAATTTCAAAAATTGATTCGGAAGAACCCTCGCTTCGTTTGGCGGTGCTCATTGACGCAGACAACGCGCAGGCTGCCGTAATCGAGGAACTGCTCGCGGAAATCGCCCGGTTCGGTGAAGCGACCGTAAAACGCATCTACGGCGACTTCACCGCGCCGACAAGTTCGTCCTGGAAGAAGGTCCTGCAGCGCTACGCCATCAAGCCGGTCCAGCAATTCGCCTATTCCACTGGGAAGAACGCCACGGACAGCACGCTGATCATCGATGCCATGGATTTGTTGTATACCCGGAAATTCGATGGTTTTTGCCTGATCACCAGCGACAGCGATTTTACCGGATTGGCCATGCGCATCCGTGAAGAAGGCCTGACGGTGCTCGGTTTTGGCGGAAAAAAGACACCGGATGCCTTTCGAAATGCCTGCCATAAGTTCATTTTCACCGAAGTCCTGCGTCCGTCCGGGGAACAGAGCAAGACAAAATCCAAAACGGAAAATGGTCCCAGCCACGCGCAGCAACTGCCTCCGGAGCCTGCGGAGCCAAAACATGCTTTCCCGCAAAAGTTTCTGCTGACCGCTCTGGATCAATCCACCGACGATTCAGGCTGGGCGCACCTGGCCACCTTTGGCAATTACCTCACCAAGCTGCAGCCGGATTTCGACCCCAGGCTTTTCGGGTACAAGAAACTTTCCGAACTCGTGAAAGCCAAGACGGATCTTTTCGTAACCGAAGAAAGGGAGTCGCCGGGATCAGGGCAGAAGGTTCTGTATTTGCGTGCGAAATAA
- a CDS encoding cobyrinate a,c-diamide synthase, translated as MKRTHTDNQIASGVVIAGTRSGCGKTLATLGLATVLRERGLCVQGYKVGPDFIDPSHLSAICDRPAHNLDGWMLSRERVLEIFHRYAVEVDFCLVEGVMGLYDGASGAEETGSTAQMAKWLGLPVLLVVDARSQGRSAAALVQGFRDFDPELHLAGVIFTQVGGPRHEAMLREAMASHLPELPCLGCLPRRSDLELASRHLGLHMAEDLGWDASRRRFLADWVEQGLDMELLHRISRQSAAILKSVPSLDTDNEQGGRVRLGVARDRAFCFYYQENLRLLENAGAELVFFSPLTDGALPDNVQGLFFGGGYPELHAAELTQNHAMRAAVAAAAEAGMPVYAECGGMQYLLAELEDVGGAVFPMVGLFPARSKMHSRFQALGYRKVELRFAGLLGPAGTVLRGHEFHYSALDVPQADEVSAVYRITDSRGREFLEGFQRTNVLASYIHLHFGSHPPAAASFVRACANWAATASQGS; from the coding sequence ATGAAGCGAACCCATACAGATAACCAAATTGCCTCCGGAGTTGTAATCGCCGGAACCCGGAGCGGGTGCGGCAAGACCTTGGCAACGCTGGGACTGGCCACTGTGTTGCGGGAACGGGGGTTGTGCGTCCAGGGATACAAGGTGGGACCGGATTTCATCGATCCCTCCCACCTGTCCGCGATCTGCGACCGTCCCGCGCACAATCTGGACGGATGGATGCTGAGCCGGGAGAGAGTATTGGAGATCTTTCACCGTTATGCAGTGGAAGTGGATTTCTGCCTGGTGGAAGGAGTGATGGGCCTGTATGACGGAGCTTCCGGAGCGGAGGAAACCGGTTCCACGGCCCAGATGGCCAAATGGCTGGGGTTGCCCGTGCTTCTGGTCGTGGATGCCCGCTCCCAGGGGCGTTCAGCCGCGGCCCTGGTTCAGGGGTTTCGGGACTTCGATCCGGAACTGCATCTGGCCGGGGTGATCTTCACCCAGGTCGGGGGGCCAAGGCATGAAGCCATGCTGCGTGAAGCCATGGCCTCCCACCTCCCGGAACTGCCCTGCCTGGGTTGTTTGCCTCGTCGCTCGGACTTGGAACTTGCCTCCCGGCACTTGGGCCTGCACATGGCCGAAGACTTGGGGTGGGATGCGTCGCGGCGGCGATTTCTGGCCGACTGGGTCGAACAGGGGCTGGACATGGAGTTGCTGCACCGGATTTCACGGCAATCCGCTGCGATATTGAAATCCGTTCCGAGTCTGGACACGGATAATGAACAAGGCGGAAGGGTTCGCCTGGGAGTAGCCAGGGATAGGGCCTTTTGTTTCTATTATCAGGAAAATCTGCGCCTTCTGGAGAATGCCGGGGCGGAACTCGTCTTTTTTTCGCCGCTTACGGATGGCGCATTGCCCGACAATGTGCAAGGCCTTTTTTTCGGGGGCGGATATCCGGAGTTGCATGCCGCTGAATTGACGCAAAACCACGCCATGCGGGCTGCCGTGGCCGCGGCAGCCGAGGCCGGAATGCCCGTCTATGCCGAGTGCGGCGGCATGCAGTACTTGCTGGCCGAGCTGGAAGACGTTGGCGGTGCTGTTTTTCCCATGGTCGGCCTTTTTCCGGCCCGCTCAAAAATGCATTCCCGGTTTCAGGCGTTGGGCTATCGAAAGGTTGAGCTCCGTTTTGCGGGCCTGCTCGGTCCGGCCGGAACGGTCCTGCGGGGCCACGAGTTTCATTATTCCGCTCTCGACGTTCCCCAGGCGGACGAAGTATCCGCCGTCTACCGGATCACGGACAGCCGGGGCCGGGAGTTCCTGGAGGGCTTTCAGCGTACCAATGTGCTGGCCTCCTACATTCATCTGCACTTCGGTTCCCATCCTCCGGCCGCGGCCTCCTTTGTCCGCGCCTGCGCAAACTGGGCGGCAACCGCTTCACAAGGATCTTGA